AGCCTTCGGGAAGCCGAGTGTGGCTGAGGCAGCGACACGGAAGCAGCCGTCACTGCCTTGGACACACGCCAAAGCCAACcgagagctgggctgggaaggcAGCGAGGATGCGGGGACACACAGGGCCACCACTGCCTGCGCTGGACCACGCGTGGCCACCTCACCTCGCGCTGCTCGTGGAGCTCGGCactggggagagcaggggcagccctggggctggggggcagggAAACATGGCTCAGGGGTcctggggggcaggaggagggccCCCCCTGGCAGGGGCAGCCCCTGTGCAAGCGAGCGAGTCCCAAGCAGGCCGGGCAGCGAGCGGGGAAGGATTTATTGACCGAGGGCCGGGGTACATCACAGTTTGAGTTCCCTTCCCGCCTCCGGAGAGGACGTCGCGTTTGACTTCCCGGGCAAAGTGCGCGGAGAGGCTTCACAGTTTCATCCTTCGGTAAAGCAGAACTGAGGCAGTGACAAATGGCAAACTACGTcgtatgaaaaaataatacaaactCTTCTCTTTAAATATCTTACAGAAAATGAACCTGAATAAAGAGCATGAAAAGCACCGCACGGAGCGGCCCCCTCGTGTTGGCCCTCGAGGGGATCGAGACGTCCCCGCGCCCACGGGCACGCAGAGACCTGGCTCAGCCCAGGGGCCCCCCGGGGACGTGGTGGTGGTCACGGCACAGCGCAGGCGGCAGGGACGGGGGGAGCGCTGTGGGGACGTGGGGAGCGCTGTGTGCCCGTCCCCACGCCGCAGGTACCGCTCGCTGTGCCCACAGGGACGGGGCGGGAGCAGCGTCAGTGGGGACAGCCGGGGCATCGCTATGAGGACGCCCAAcggtggggaggtgggggggggacagggaccgTGCCCCCCCCACTCATGGAGGAACGGGGACGCCCCTACTGTGTTGCAGTGCAAGTTCACGGAAACCCAAGGCACCTCCGCGAGGACGCGGGTGTGGGACAGGGGAGCCCCCGGGCGTGCAAAGCGGGGGGCCGTGTGGTCACCAAGTGAGCGGAGGGGGGGATGTCCCCACCGCCCCTCGCTCCTGGGGGGCCAGGGCTATGTACGGGGGGCCgtgcaggctgtgctgcccgGGGAGAGCCAGCTCCCAGGGACGGGGCGCGAGCACAGGGGACACGAGGGTGGCtccggggccggccccgggccAGAGGAGATGCTGGCTGCGGCTCCCATCTCAGCAGCTTAGACGGGGTGCAGGTGGGGGGCTCTGTCGGGGAGCTCAGGgtgggggggcagccccccctcGCCCCTCCGGTGCGTTTCCCAAAAGGTTCGGgtgagctgctccagctgcgAGCTCAGCGGCAGGTGGATGTCCAGGTGCATGCGCAGGGTTTCCAGCCACTGCTCCAGCTTGCCAAAGGACGGCCTGAGGAGAGAGGGACATGTGGCACGTGGTGTGCCACCCCCCGTGccggcagcccccccagccacACGAGCACCCCGATGTCCCCGAGCTAGGGGTCGCAGGGCACCAGCACTCACCGCTTCTCGGGGTCCAGGTCGCAGCAGCAGACAGCGATGGGGAAGAAGCTGGGGGGGCAGGCGGGGGGGCAGTAGCGGTCCAGGAAGCCCCGGACGTTGAGGCCGAAGTCGGTGGTGCGGGGCAGGTAGTCGGGGTCGGCGCTGACCCGGCCGATGATCTGTGGAGGGAGCGAGGGAGGAGAGATGGAACCAGCGGGGACGGcgtggtggcactggggacagCACGGGGGCAGCAGCACTCACCTCGCAGAGGACGATGCCAAAGGAGAAGATGTCCACCTTCTCATCATAGCTCCTCCCTGAAGGGATGGATGGGTCAGGTCACACTGCGTGTCCTGTctgtccccaggtgtcccctTCCTGGGGACGAGCCCCagctgtccccgtgccccccgcaCCGCTCACCGTTGATCATCTCAGGAGCCATCCAGTACGGGTTGCCCACCACCGTGTAGCGCTTCTTGCGGTCCGGCTTCTTCAGGTTCTTGAGATGCTCGGGCTGGTTCTTCTCATCCACCATGAGCCGTGCCAGCCCGAAATCGGCCACCACCACGCTCTTGTTCTGGGTGGAGGAAGGGGGGTGAGGCATGGGGCCAGCCCTATGGGGCCACCCAGGGCCGAGCCCCTGGGCCGGGCTGGTGGCACGGGCACAGCGAGCCTTACCTCGCGCACCAGGCAGTTGTGGGAGTTGAGGTCGCGGTGGATGATGTTCATGGAGTGGAGGTAGGCCTGGGGGAAGGACGGGATGAGGGTAGGTGGGGGGAGCACTCGACCCCCACACGCACCCAGCCCACGGAGCCACCCCTTCAGCAGCACcgtccccaggggctgctcaCCATGCCAGCAGCGATATCCTTGGCGAAGCTGACCCGCTGGCTCCAGGGGTAGTGGCTGTCCTGTGGGGAGAGGGAAATGGGGAGGGGTCCTGCCCTGCCGCGGGGTGGGGGCGTGAAGCTGCCCCCTGACCTGCTCCCCCCAGCACTCACCATGCTCTTGATGAGGCCCCGCAAGGTGCCCCCCTTGATGTACTCGGTGATGAAGTTGAGCCTCTTCTCCTTGTAGAGCACCCCGATGAACTTCAGCACATTGGGGTGCTCCAGGCAGCGCATCACCTTCACCTGGGGGTGCGGCACCCGTCAGGGACACCACACCCCCCCGGAcaccccagtgctccccaggCAGACCCTGCGCTAATTGCCCTGGATTGAACGGGCATGGAGCTGCCTGGCCATCCCCAcaccccctcccagccctgtcGCAGCACCACCCCTGTGGGATGCACCACACCGGCGTGGGGAAGGACAGCCCCATCCCttgtccccccagcccagggagcCGCGTGCCGCTCACCTCTTTGAGGAAGGTCCTCTGCGTCTCCTCGTCGAAGCGGATCAGCTCCTTCATGACCATCACCTCGCCCGTCTCCCTGTGCGTCACCTGGCAGAGGGCAGGCGCTGAGTCGCTGGCTCCCACCTCCGGGGACACCCCCAGGACACATCGCCCATGTCCTCCCCACACAGCAGGGCCGGGGGAGATGAGACCACCAAGCTCATGACACCGGTGACTGCCCACAGCCGGCAGGGGCTCTCTGCTTGGAAAGGGTGCCGCCGGTGTCCCCCCCTCGGTGACACACCTTGATGGCCTGGCCGAAGCAGCCCTTGCCCAGCACCTCGCCGTGGATGAGGTCAGAGGGGCGGAAGATGCGGTGGGCGCGGGAGACGACACGCAGCGACTCGGAGCGGCCGATGTCCTTGCGCTGGGAGGCGGGCGAGCCCACCGAGCTGGAGCCCGGCGACttgtctgtgctgcagctcctcctgcggGACAGACAGATGGATGGATGCGGGGTCACCCTGGTGTTAGCACGGCCGGTGATGGATCACGGGATGGGGACGTGCGGCGGCCTTACATGACGGTGCGCTGGCGCATGGCACCGAGCTCCCCGCAGGGCGTGGGGGCCGGGGAGCGCAGGGGGCTGCGCAGgtcggggagggggctgcacgCCAGCGCCGACTCGCGGGCCAGGGGCTCGTGGGGGTCATGCTCGATGGTCAGCTGGAGCAGGCGGCTGGTCTCCTGGATCAGCAGGTCAATCTGGGGGCGCAGAGGACACGGTGGTGGCACGGGGGCACCCCGCGCGATGGCCGTGCTGTGGGGTGCGGGGGCAGCGTACCTCGTCCAGCGGCACGTGGCCGATGGGCGTGCCGTTGATCTCCAGGATGCGGTCACCCACGTGGATGGAGTTCTTCATGTCAGGGCTGATGCAGTCCGGGTCCACCCTGCAGGGCCAGCGTGCGGCAGGGGGTCAGCCCCCGTGGCTGTGTCCCTGCTGGCTGGGGACACACTGAGCGGCCCTGTTGGTCACCCCTTGTGGCACGGTGCCCACAGGTCACCCTGAGCACATGGGGACACACTGACATGTTACCCACAGGTCACCCCAAGGGGGACACACTGACATGGTATCCCCAGGTCACCTCGAGCACATGGGGACACGCTGATGTagcacccacagccctgctggccgATGGGCGAACACCAGCACAGCGCCCCACACCACCCTGATGGCTGGGGACACGCTGGCACAGCATCCACAAGCCACCCCATCTGACAGGGACATGCCACCACCGTCCCCACCCTGCGCAGTCACATCTATCCTTCACTCTCCCACGCCAACAAGGCCCTGCAGCGGGCAGCTCC
This DNA window, taken from Anas acuta chromosome 19, bAnaAcu1.1, whole genome shotgun sequence, encodes the following:
- the LIMK1 gene encoding LIM domain kinase 1 isoform X1, which translates into the protein MRLMLLCCTWRDEPMGEEEGTDLPVCASCGQGIYDGQYLQALNADWHADCFRCCECGASLSHQYYEKDGRLYCKKDYWARFGELCHGCAEQITKGLVMVAGEQKYHPECFSCLNCHTFIGDGDTYALVERSKLYCGHCYYQMVVTPVIEQILPDSPGSRIPHTVTLVSIPACSDGKRGFSVSIDQHCGTQGCGAEHSRTVRVREVDPDCISPDMKNSIHVGDRILEINGTPIGHVPLDEIDLLIQETSRLLQLTIEHDPHEPLARESALACSPLPDLRSPLRSPAPTPCGELGAMRQRTVMRSCSTDKSPGSSSVGSPASQRKDIGRSESLRVVSRAHRIFRPSDLIHGEVLGKGCFGQAIKVTHRETGEVMVMKELIRFDEETQRTFLKEVKVMRCLEHPNVLKFIGVLYKEKRLNFITEYIKGGTLRGLIKSMDSHYPWSQRVSFAKDIAAGMAYLHSMNIIHRDLNSHNCLVRENKSVVVADFGLARLMVDEKNQPEHLKNLKKPDRKKRYTVVGNPYWMAPEMINGRSYDEKVDIFSFGIVLCEIIGRVSADPDYLPRTTDFGLNVRGFLDRYCPPACPPSFFPIAVCCCDLDPEKRPSFGKLEQWLETLRMHLDIHLPLSSQLEQLTRTFWETHRRGEGGLPPHPELPDRAPHLHPV
- the LIMK1 gene encoding LIM domain kinase 1 isoform X2, with translation MRLMLLCCTWRDEPMGEEEGTDLPVCASCGQGIYDGQYLQALNADWHADCFRWDPRCRPVPRMLAAVLRKSRALSAGAKCCECGASLSHQYYEKDGRLYCKKDYWARFGELCHGCAEQITKGLVMVAGEQKYHPECFSCLNCHTFIGDGDTYALVERSKLYCGHCYYQMVVTPVIEQILPDSPGSRIPHTVTLVSIPACSDGKRGFSVSIDQHCGTQGCGAEHSRTVRVREVDPDCISPDMKNSIHVGDRILEINGTPIGHVPLDEIDLLIQETSRLLQLTIEHDPHEPLARESALACSPLPDLRSPLRSPAPTPCGELGAMRQRTVMRSCSTDKSPGSSSVGSPASQRKDIGRSESLRVVSRAHRIFRPSDLIHGEVLGKGCFGQAIKVTHRETGEVMVMKELIRFDEETQRTFLKEVKVMRCLEHPNVLKFIGVLYKEKRLNFITEYIKGGTLRGLIKSMDSHYPWSQRVSFAKDIAAGMAYLHSMNIIHRDLNSHNCLVRENKSVVVADFGLARLMVDEKNQPEHLKNLKKPDRKKRYTVVGNPYWMAPEMINGRSYDEKVDIFSFGIVLCEIIGRVSADPDYLPRTTDFGLNVRGFLDRYCPPACPPSFFPIAVCCCDLDPEKRPSFGKLEQWLETLRMHLDIHLPLSSQLEQLTRTFWETHRRGEGGLPPHPELPDRAPHLHPV